A window of the Gossypium hirsutum isolate 1008001.06 chromosome A03, Gossypium_hirsutum_v2.1, whole genome shotgun sequence genome harbors these coding sequences:
- the LOC107887289 gene encoding manganese-dependent ADP-ribose/CDP-alcohol diphosphatase, giving the protein MGSAKGLTNGRGGHPLFSFGVMTDVQYADIPNGHSFLGVPRFYRHSMLVLQRAVKSWNNNKNINFAIHFGDIVDGKCPKDQSLNAVKKVVGEFENFKGPVYHMIGNHCLYNLPRDKLLPLLKIPNLDGGRAYYEFSPAPGYRFVVLDGYDISAIGWPHDHPKTLEALKFLRERNPNSDKNSPNGLEGLDRRFLMFNGAVGEEQMEWLDSVLREATNMKQKVVVCCHLPLDPGASSQEPLLWNYDEVMDVIHRYDCVKICLAGHDHEGGHSLDSHGIHHRVLEAALECPPGTDAFGHIEVYDNMLSLVGTDRMKSTNIHFNPY; this is encoded by the coding sequence ATGGGGTCCGCAAAGGGATTAACAAATGGGCGAGGCGGGCATCCTCTGTTTTCCTTTGGAGTTATGACTGATGTCCAGTATGCTGATATCCCTAATGGCCACTCGTTCCTCGGAGTTCCACGGTTTTATCGACATAGTATGCTCGTCTTGCAAAGGGCAGTCAAGAGCTGGAACAACAACAAGAATATTAACTTCGCCATTCATTTCGGAGACATTGTTGATGGGAAATGTCCCAAGGATCAATCTCTAAATGCTGTCAAAAAAGTGGTtggtgagtttgaaaattttaagggtCCTGTTTATCATATGATTGGGAATCATTGTCTTTACAATCTCCCAAGGGATAAGTTACTTCCTTTATTGAAGATCCCGAATCTTGATGGCGGTCGTGCCTACTACGAGTTTTCACCGGCACCGGGATACAGATTTGTTGTATTGGATGGTTATGATATCAGTGCAATCGGATGGCCTCATGACCATCCAAAAACATTGGAGGCATTGAAGTTCTTGAGAGAAAGAAACCCAAACTCCGATAAAAACAGCCCAAACGGACTCGAGGGACTTGATAGAAGGTTCCTTATGTTTAATGGAGCTGTTGGGGAAGAGCAAATGGAATGGCTAGATAGTGTACTTCGAGAAGCAACAAATATGAAACAGAAAGTGGTTGTATGTTGTCATTTGCCTCTAGATCCGGGTGCTTCGAGCCAAGAGCCACTTCTATGGAATTACGATGAAGTAATGGATGTTATTCATCGATATGATTGTGTGAAGATTTGTCTAGCAGGACACGATCATGAAGGAGGACATTCGCTTGATTCTCACGGGATTCATCATCGAGTGCTCGAAGCTGCCTTGGAATGCCCGCCGGGTACTGATGCATTTGGACATATAGaggtttatgacaacatgttatCACTCGTTGGAACAGATCGAATGAAAAGCACCAACATTCATTTCAATCCTTATTAA
- the LOC107887288 gene encoding cytochrome P450 71A1 — translation MNPTMLLQQWWQLFNSTDVFNPLTLVPLLLTISFLFKLLRTWKLNLPPSPPKLPIIGNIHQVGKSPHRSFRALSEKYGPLMLLHMGQTPTLVVSSAVIGKEIMAAHDVFVERPQIRAVHTLFCGCTDIAFSAYGDYWRQAKKICVLELLTQKRVRMFQLVREQEVSRMVKNVRQCCHNGSGIVVCEMLGTIANNIISRSVLGRVYEREDGNKGFGELSRKAMDLLGSFCFEDFFPKLGWIDVLTGLTSELERVSNELHAFLDQVIEDHLAMMNEGDDDDDTSENKDFVDILLRLQLDGKLDISLTQDNLKAIILDMFIGGTDTIAATMEWTMAELVKNPSIMKKAQEEVRTVVGKKQTISEIDVNEMHYLKCVVKETLRLHAPVMVSRQNSTATKLEGYDSSQNNSIGQYMGNSKGSQVMGQG, via the exons ATGAATCCAACAATGTTATTGCAACAATGGTGGCAACTGTTTAATTCAACTGATGTGTTCAACCCTCTCACCTTAGTTCCTCTTCTCCTCACCATTAGTTTTCTCTTTAAGCTTTTAAGAACTTGGAAGCTCAATCTCCCACCATCTCCACCCAAGCTGCCCATCATTGGCAACATCCACCAAGTTGGGAAATCGCCCCACCGATCTTTCCGAGCCTTGTCTGAGAAATATGGTCCTTTGATGCTTttacacatgggtcaaacccCAACACTTGTGGTTTCATCTGCTGTAATAGGCAAGGAGATCATGGCGGCACACGATGTGTTCGTAGAAAGGCCTCAAATAAGGGCCGTCCATACTCTCTTCTGTGGCTGCACTGATATTGCATTTAGTGCTTATGGTGATTACTGGAGACAAGCTAAGAAAATCTGTGTTCTCGAACTTTTGACCCAAAAGAGGGTTCGAATGTTTCAGCTTGTGAGAGAGCAAGAGGTTTCAAGAATGGTGAAGAATGTAAGACAATGTTGTCATAATGGGTCTGGAATTGTTGTTTGTGAGATGCTTGGAACCATTGCAAACAACATCATCAGCAGATCTGTTCTTGGTCGAGTATATGAAAGAGAAGATGGGAATAAAGGGTTTGGGGAATTATCAAGGAAAGCAATGGACCTTTTAGGATCCTTTTGTTTTGAAGATTTCTTTCCAAAGTTGGGATGGATTGATGTTCTTACAGGCTTGACTTCAGAACTGGAAAGAGTTTCCAATGAATTACATGCTTTTCTTGATCAAGTGATAGAGGATCACCTGGCTATGATGAATgaaggtgatgatgatgatgatacatCAGAGAACAAAGATTTTGTTGATATCCTTCTTCGTCTTCAGCTTGATGGCAAGCTCGATATCAGTCTAACTCAAGATAACCTCAAGGCTATAATACTG GACATGTTTATTGGTGGAACGGATACAATAGCTGCAACAATGGAATGGACAATGGCAGAGCTTGTGAAAAATCCCAGCATTATGAAGAAAGCTCAAGAAGAAGTAAGAACAGTTGTTGGTAAGAAACAAACAATCAGTGAGATTGATGTCAATGAAATGCACTACTTGAAATGTGTTGTGAAAGAGACACTGAGACTCCATGCTCCTGTTATGGTCTCAAGACAAAATTCCACAGCTACTAAATTGGAAGGCTATGATTCCTCCCAAAACAATAGTATTGGTCAATACATGGGCAATTCAAAGGGATCCCAAGTTATGGGACAAGGCTGA
- the LOC107887287 gene encoding serine/threonine-protein kinase AFC2 isoform X1, whose protein sequence is MEMERVTGFPHTHMDRRPRKRPRLGWDVTQLPPLAQVGMFCAQEVGRVTGFASSTAKAPADYASTITTSSSVVLKGGVAQNGSPPWRDDDKDGHYMFELGDNLTSRYKIQSKMGEGTFGLVLECWDRERKEMVAIKIVRGVKKYREAAMIEIEMLQQLRKHDKGGNRCVQIRNWFDYRNHICIVFEKLGPSLYDFLRKNNYRSFPIDLVREIGRQLLECVAFMHDLNLIHTDLKPENILLVSPEYVKIPDYKGALRSPKDSYFRRLPKSSAIKVIDFGSTTYERPDQNYIVSTRHYRAPEVILGLGWSYACDIWSVGCILVELCTGEALFQTHENLEHLAMMERVLGPLPQHMLKRVDRHAEKYVRRGRLDWPDGATSRDSIKAVLKLPRLQNLIMQHVDHSAGDLIHLLQGLLRYDPIDRLTAREALRHPFFSRDQFRRLSLAGIGWPGMNEYLRK, encoded by the exons ATGGAGATGGAGCGCGTGACGGGGTTCCCTCATACGCATATGGATCGCCGACCAAGAAAGCGTCCGCGATTGGGCTGGGACGTAACTCAGCTGCCACCGCTG GCTCAGGTAGGAATGTTTTGTGCACAAGAAGTTGGGAGAGTGACAGGCTTTGCTTCTTCCACTGCAAAAGCACCTGCAGATTATGCTAGTACTATTACTACTAGTTCTTCTGTAGTTTTAAAGGGAGGAGTGGCTCAAAATGGTTCTCCCCCATGGCGAGACGATGACAAAGATGGACATTACATGTTTGAGCTTGGAGATAATTTAACCTCTCGCT ATAAGATACAGAGTAAAATGGGCGAAG GTACCTTTGGTCTGGTTTTAGAATGCTGGGATAGAGAGAGGAAGGAGATGGTTGCCATAAAAATTGTCCGTGGAGTTAAGAAGTATCGTGAGGCAGCCATGATAGAGATTGAGATGTTGCAACAGCTTAGAAAACATGATAAAGGTGGCAACCG TTGTGTGCAAATACGGAACTGGTTTGACTATCGTAACCATATTTGTATT GTGTTTGAGAAGCTTGGACCAAGCTTATACGATTTTCTACGCAAAAACAATTATCGCTCATTTCCCATTGATCTTGTCCGTGAGATTGGCAGACAACTATTGGAATGTGTAGCAT TCATGCATGATTTGAACCTGATACACACAGACTTGAAGCCAGAAAACATTCTTCTAGTCTCTCCAGAGTACGTCAAAATTCCTGATTACAAG GGTGCATTGCGATCTCCAAAGGACAGTTACTTTAGAAGATTGCCAAAATCAAGTGCTATTAAGGTAATAGATTTTGGTAGCACTACATATGAGCGTCCAGATCAGAATTATATTGTATCAACAAGGCATTATCGTGCTCCTGAGGTTATTCTTG GACTTGGATGGAGTTATGCTTGTGATATATGGAGTGTTGGTTGCATTTTAGTTGAATTATGCACA GGTGAAGCGCTGTTTCAAACCCATGAAAATTTAGAGCACCTTGCCATGATGGAGCGAGTGTTAGGTCCACTACCTCAGCACATGTTGAAGAGAGTAGA CCGTCATGCAGAGAAGTATGTTAGAAGAGGTAGATTGGATTGGCCAGATGGTGCAACCTCAAGGGACAGTATCAAGGCTGTTCTTAAGCTACCTCGTCTCCAG AACTTGATAATGCAACACGTGGACCATTCAGCTGGGGACCTGATTCATCTATTGCAAGGATTGCTTAGATATGACCCTATTGACAGGCTGACAGCTCGGGAAGCCTTAAGGCACCCTTTCTTCAGTAGGGACCAATTTAGGCGATTGAGCTTGGCTGGCATTGGTTGGCCTGGAATGAATGAATATCTAAGAAAGTAG
- the LOC107887287 gene encoding serine/threonine-protein kinase AFC2 isoform X2 gives MIKVATVMHDLNLIHTDLKPENILLVSPEYVKIPDYKGALRSPKDSYFRRLPKSSAIKVIDFGSTTYERPDQNYIVSTRHYRAPEVILGLGWSYACDIWSVGCILVELCTGEALFQTHENLEHLAMMERVLGPLPQHMLKRVDRHAEKYVRRGRLDWPDGATSRDSIKAVLKLPRLQNLIMQHVDHSAGDLIHLLQGLLRYDPIDRLTAREALRHPFFSRDQFRRLSLAGIGWPGMNEYLRK, from the exons ATGATAAAGGTGGCAACCG TCATGCATGATTTGAACCTGATACACACAGACTTGAAGCCAGAAAACATTCTTCTAGTCTCTCCAGAGTACGTCAAAATTCCTGATTACAAG GGTGCATTGCGATCTCCAAAGGACAGTTACTTTAGAAGATTGCCAAAATCAAGTGCTATTAAGGTAATAGATTTTGGTAGCACTACATATGAGCGTCCAGATCAGAATTATATTGTATCAACAAGGCATTATCGTGCTCCTGAGGTTATTCTTG GACTTGGATGGAGTTATGCTTGTGATATATGGAGTGTTGGTTGCATTTTAGTTGAATTATGCACA GGTGAAGCGCTGTTTCAAACCCATGAAAATTTAGAGCACCTTGCCATGATGGAGCGAGTGTTAGGTCCACTACCTCAGCACATGTTGAAGAGAGTAGA CCGTCATGCAGAGAAGTATGTTAGAAGAGGTAGATTGGATTGGCCAGATGGTGCAACCTCAAGGGACAGTATCAAGGCTGTTCTTAAGCTACCTCGTCTCCAG AACTTGATAATGCAACACGTGGACCATTCAGCTGGGGACCTGATTCATCTATTGCAAGGATTGCTTAGATATGACCCTATTGACAGGCTGACAGCTCGGGAAGCCTTAAGGCACCCTTTCTTCAGTAGGGACCAATTTAGGCGATTGAGCTTGGCTGGCATTGGTTGGCCTGGAATGAATGAATATCTAAGAAAGTAG